In one Sporomusa sphaeroides DSM 2875 genomic region, the following are encoded:
- a CDS encoding GntR family transcriptional regulator, with the protein MEIMPAYEKKSLSDIVVAYVKSKILSGALKSGDKLIEADISSELNTSRAPVREAMRILNEQGIISFSPRRGNQVLELSPKEVLEVFEVRISLEIQILHVLVTQDKLQENDYQELYNLTREMKNGEGRCSNDEERVSLLNTLDLSFHRYLWNASESSRRAQILEGLFYQLLIVMNQDIVTLGTFEEKAQEHLRILNALKTKQSPLVLDEFMRHMHNYVDAMFTKQ; encoded by the coding sequence ATGGAAATTATGCCGGCATACGAGAAAAAAAGTCTGAGCGATATAGTTGTTGCTTATGTGAAAAGTAAAATTTTGTCCGGTGCATTGAAAAGCGGTGATAAACTGATTGAGGCGGATATTTCCAGCGAGTTAAACACCAGCCGCGCCCCTGTACGCGAAGCGATGCGAATTCTGAACGAACAGGGGATTATTTCTTTTTCGCCGAGAAGAGGTAATCAGGTTCTGGAATTGAGTCCTAAAGAGGTTCTCGAGGTATTTGAGGTACGCATCTCGCTTGAAATTCAGATATTGCATGTACTTGTCACCCAAGATAAGCTGCAGGAGAACGATTACCAGGAATTGTACAATCTGACGCGGGAGATGAAAAATGGCGAAGGACGATGTAGTAACGATGAGGAGCGTGTATCCTTGTTGAATACATTGGATTTATCTTTTCACCGTTATTTGTGGAATGCTTCTGAAAGCAGCCGGCGTGCGCAGATTCTGGAGGGTTTGTTTTACCAGCTTTTGATTGTTATGAACCAAGATATTGTAACACTGGGTACCTTTGAGGAGAAGGCACAGGAGCATTTGCGGATTCTTAACGCCTTGAAAACCAAACAGTCGCCGCTGGTGTTGGACGAATTCATGAGGCATATGCACAATTATGTTGACGCAATGTTTACCAAACAATAA
- a CDS encoding DUF1657 domain-containing protein, with protein sequence MTVGTQMTQAIATVQNAAATMKTFSLETQDQQAKQTFEQLATTLDNAVETLQQRQKYVEKQEPQYKQQ encoded by the coding sequence ATGACAGTAGGTACTCAGATGACTCAGGCCATCGCCACAGTGCAAAATGCCGCAGCTACGATGAAGACATTTTCATTGGAAACGCAAGACCAGCAAGCAAAACAAACCTTTGAGCAACTGGCAACAACACTTGATAATGCCGTTGAAACATTACAGCAAAGACAAAAATATGTTGAAAAGCAGGAACCCCAATACAAACAGCAATAA
- the spoVAE gene encoding stage V sporulation protein AE: protein MLEKFILAFVVGGTICVIGQLLMDGLKLTPAHTMVALVVTGAVLGGFGVYDDLIKFAGAGASVPISSFGNQLVKGALQEAEKTGLVGVLTGIFKVTSAGISAAIIFGFLAALLCKPKG, encoded by the coding sequence ATGTTGGAAAAGTTTATTTTAGCATTTGTCGTTGGTGGAACAATCTGCGTAATTGGACAACTCCTGATGGATGGACTGAAGCTAACGCCGGCGCACACCATGGTTGCGCTGGTAGTGACCGGAGCTGTGTTAGGCGGCTTTGGCGTATATGACGATTTAATTAAATTTGCCGGTGCGGGAGCATCGGTTCCGATAAGCAGTTTTGGCAATCAACTGGTAAAAGGTGCCCTGCAGGAGGCGGAAAAAACCGGTCTTGTCGGCGTGTTGACCGGCATTTTTAAAGTTACCAGCGCCGGCATTTCAGCGGCCATTATTTTCGGGTTCCTGGCAGCCTTACTCTGTAAGCCAAAGGGCTAA
- the spoVAD gene encoding stage V sporulation protein AD, with protein MLQGHQTWIFPSKPAIIASAAIGGPFEAQGNLAGDFDLLHGDIWLGQDSYEQAEKLLLEQACETAIKKAGLKKEDIQFFFSGDLINQIMPSSFTARTLAVPYLGIYGACSSSMEGLSLASAIIDGGFAQNALVGTSSHNAASEKQYRYPTEYGAQKPPTAQWTVTGAGAAVVAKQGEGPRVIASTIGRVIDMGLSDPFNMGAAMAPAAVDTIQAHFRDLNISPNHYDLITTGDLGKVGHRIAGDLLTKHGLDIPVEKFTDCGLLMYKEDQPVIAGGSGCACVATTTFGHLLNRMRRGELNRILVIATGALLSPMSYQQKESIPCVAHAVAIEM; from the coding sequence ATGCTGCAAGGTCATCAAACATGGATTTTTCCGTCTAAACCGGCAATCATTGCTTCGGCGGCTATCGGCGGGCCTTTTGAGGCCCAGGGCAATCTGGCAGGCGATTTCGACCTGCTGCACGGTGATATCTGGCTTGGTCAGGACAGCTATGAGCAAGCCGAAAAACTACTGTTGGAGCAAGCTTGCGAAACGGCAATTAAGAAGGCTGGGCTTAAAAAAGAAGATATCCAGTTTTTTTTCAGCGGCGATCTGATTAACCAGATTATGCCCAGCAGCTTTACCGCCCGAACCCTTGCCGTTCCCTATTTGGGTATTTATGGCGCCTGTTCCAGTTCGATGGAAGGCCTTTCCCTGGCCTCGGCGATTATTGACGGCGGTTTCGCCCAGAATGCACTTGTCGGTACATCCAGCCACAATGCCGCCTCGGAAAAACAATACCGTTATCCTACCGAATATGGTGCACAAAAACCGCCGACTGCCCAGTGGACTGTGACCGGAGCCGGTGCCGCCGTTGTCGCTAAACAAGGGGAAGGCCCGCGAGTTATCGCCTCTACAATTGGGCGGGTAATTGACATGGGGCTTTCCGATCCTTTTAACATGGGTGCCGCCATGGCTCCGGCTGCCGTTGACACCATCCAAGCCCATTTCCGGGATCTGAACATATCCCCCAATCACTATGACCTGATTACCACCGGCGACCTGGGCAAGGTTGGTCACCGGATTGCCGGCGATCTGCTTACCAAACACGGCCTGGATATCCCGGTGGAAAAATTCACCGACTGCGGTCTGTTAATGTACAAAGAAGACCAGCCGGTTATCGCCGGCGGCAGTGGCTGCGCCTGTGTTGCCACAACTACGTTCGGCCACCTTTTAAACCGCATGCGCCGGGGGGAATTGAACCGGATTCTGGTCATCGCCACAGGCGCTTTGCTCTCCCCCATGTCATATCAGCAAAAAGAAAGCATACCCTGTGTTGCCCATGCGGTAGCAATAGAAATGTAA
- the spoVAC gene encoding stage V sporulation protein AC — translation MSSIKRKKLTPAQQQYQDFARAREPQRPLFKNCIRAFIVGGIICTIGQGVQLFFMTYFNFDEKTAGDPTVAIMILLSVILTSIGVYDHIAQWGGAGSAVPVTGFANTITSAALDHKSEGFVLGVGGNMFKIAGPVLVFGVFSAFVVAIVRVLITSLGGM, via the coding sequence TTGTCAAGTATCAAACGCAAGAAGCTGACTCCCGCCCAGCAGCAGTACCAGGACTTTGCCCGCGCGCGGGAGCCGCAGCGTCCCCTATTCAAAAACTGCATTCGCGCTTTTATTGTCGGCGGCATTATCTGTACGATAGGCCAGGGAGTACAGTTGTTTTTTATGACCTATTTTAATTTTGATGAAAAGACAGCCGGCGATCCGACGGTGGCTATTATGATTTTGCTTTCCGTGATCCTTACCAGTATCGGAGTATATGATCACATCGCTCAATGGGGCGGTGCCGGGAGCGCAGTGCCGGTTACAGGGTTTGCCAATACTATTACCTCAGCCGCCCTTGACCATAAAAGTGAGGGGTTTGTACTGGGTGTCGGCGGCAACATGTTTAAAATCGCCGGACCGGTTCTGGTATTTGGCGTCTTTTCCGCTTTTGTTGTCGCCATTGTGCGGGTACTCATAACATCGTTAGGTGGAATGTAA
- a CDS encoding DUF421 domain-containing protein gives MQAWLQILLSSVSLFFLLLLLTRVMGKRNLARITPFRFVCYIAAAVIAAAISLQLTRPAIGLVALSVWVLLPIALDYLSLKSKWVHDLVNGKETVLVKHGKIMEENLLQTRLTGEELLRELRSKNAFNLADVEFAVMEDTGDISVFMKSDKKPVAAHDLGIKTAPLAEPQTVILDGNILPEPLASLGFNTEWLGIQLETIGVSLDNVFVGQVDSSGDLYLDLFDDSVQLPQPKIKEMLYANFEKVQADLTTFSLETQNEAAKQMYAEHAKQISRLMAKLKPYLLR, from the coding sequence ATGCAGGCATGGCTACAGATATTACTTAGTTCAGTTTCGTTATTCTTTTTGCTGCTGCTTTTGACCAGGGTGATGGGAAAGAGAAATCTTGCCCGGATAACGCCGTTTCGGTTTGTATGTTACATAGCAGCGGCAGTAATTGCCGCCGCCATATCCTTACAGCTTACCAGGCCTGCCATCGGACTTGTTGCGCTTAGTGTCTGGGTGCTGCTGCCGATAGCTTTGGATTATTTGTCCCTTAAAAGCAAATGGGTTCATGACCTGGTCAATGGAAAGGAAACGGTGTTAGTCAAGCATGGAAAAATTATGGAGGAAAATCTCCTGCAAACAAGGCTAACCGGCGAAGAACTGCTGCGGGAGCTTCGTTCCAAAAATGCTTTTAATCTGGCAGATGTAGAATTTGCGGTAATGGAAGATACCGGTGACATCAGTGTATTTATGAAATCTGACAAAAAGCCTGTAGCGGCGCATGATCTGGGGATAAAAACAGCCCCTCTGGCAGAACCGCAGACAGTCATCCTTGACGGCAACATATTGCCTGAGCCGCTCGCGTCTTTAGGCTTTAACACCGAATGGCTGGGCATCCAACTGGAGACAATAGGGGTATCGCTGGATAATGTTTTTGTCGGACAAGTAGACTCTTCCGGTGATTTGTACCTCGATTTGTTTGATGACTCGGTCCAACTGCCGCAACCCAAAATCAAGGAAATGCTGTATGCAAACTTTGAAAAAGTGCAGGCCGACCTTACAACCTTTTCACTGGAAACCCAGAATGAGGCTGCTAAACAAATGTATGCTGAGCATGCGAAACAGATAAGCCGCCTTATGGCTAAGCTTAAACCATATTTATTGCGTTAG
- a CDS encoding DUF1657 domain-containing protein: MTVASQVKQTLATLKGTQGTLRLYTAQTRDEETKLVYKEALAATGIIINDLERRLQTLEYQEPQYKGN; this comes from the coding sequence ATGACAGTTGCTTCTCAAGTCAAACAGACATTAGCTACTTTAAAAGGTACTCAGGGTACATTAAGACTCTATACAGCGCAGACACGGGATGAAGAAACCAAGTTAGTCTACAAGGAAGCCCTGGCAGCTACCGGGATAATTATTAATGACCTTGAAAGAAGATTGCAGACATTAGAGTATCAGGAACCACAATATAAAGGAAATTAG
- a CDS encoding DUF421 domain-containing protein, with the protein MEWQEFIRDTWQTTLVFLGLLVLTRVLGKTQVGQLTYYEYISGITIGSLAANIAAADADKVWNHYYDLILFVALTYAVSLITVKSRPLRKLIDGSPTIVIENGKIIEENMGHLRYDLDELHGQLREQGVLDPAEVQYAILETTGKLSVIKKTDNQPVTKSDFNIHLPDPVFPVEFIMDGVVIEHNLRKKHRSQAWLEEELAKQDITDISEVTYAGIDSKGQLFINRKTPSNYSKKNSDN; encoded by the coding sequence ATGGAATGGCAGGAATTTATTCGCGATACGTGGCAGACGACACTGGTATTCTTAGGACTGCTGGTTTTAACCCGGGTACTTGGTAAGACGCAGGTCGGACAACTGACATACTATGAATACATCAGCGGCATTACCATCGGCTCGCTTGCTGCCAACATAGCGGCAGCTGACGCCGATAAAGTGTGGAACCATTATTATGATCTTATTTTATTTGTGGCACTCACCTATGCCGTATCGCTTATTACCGTCAAAAGCCGTCCTCTCAGGAAGTTAATTGACGGCTCGCCCACAATCGTAATCGAAAATGGAAAGATTATTGAAGAAAATATGGGGCACCTGCGCTATGACCTGGATGAACTGCATGGACAATTGCGCGAACAGGGGGTCTTAGACCCTGCCGAAGTACAATACGCAATTTTAGAAACCACAGGCAAGTTAAGTGTAATAAAAAAGACTGACAATCAGCCTGTGACGAAAAGTGATTTTAATATTCACCTGCCTGATCCGGTTTTCCCGGTGGAATTCATTATGGACGGGGTAGTCATTGAGCATAATTTACGAAAAAAGCACCGATCACAAGCCTGGCTGGAGGAGGAATTAGCCAAGCAAGATATCACCGATATTTCTGAGGTAACCTATGCCGGCATTGATTCTAAAGGACAGCTGTTTATCAATCGCAAAACCCCGTCAAATTATAGTAAAAAAAATAGTGACAATTAA
- a CDS encoding EamA family transporter: protein MVFLYAFLAVLCLGSAPLFGKSALHNINPVTTLVIRTFIATGLISIWLLLTKTPVGFTALSLSSWLMVGMEAVLAAVLGELAYFYALQKGDVYEIAVLMSCAPLVTMVLGNVFLSQPLSLRQLIGALIVTIGLIILCSD from the coding sequence TTGGTATTCTTATATGCCTTTCTGGCCGTTCTCTGCCTGGGTTCAGCGCCATTGTTCGGCAAATCAGCCCTTCACAATATCAATCCTGTCACCACGCTGGTAATCAGGACTTTCATCGCCACCGGTCTTATCAGTATCTGGCTGCTCCTTACCAAAACCCCTGTCGGGTTTACGGCATTATCATTATCCAGCTGGCTCATGGTCGGGATGGAAGCCGTCTTAGCGGCCGTCCTGGGCGAATTGGCGTATTTTTACGCACTCCAAAAAGGCGATGTTTATGAGATTGCTGTACTCATGTCCTGTGCGCCGCTGGTAACGATGGTCTTGGGCAACGTATTTTTGAGTCAGCCGTTGTCTTTGCGCCAGCTTATCGGAGCGCTTATTGTCACCATCGGTCTGATAATATTGTGCAGCGATTAA
- a CDS encoding DUF1657 domain-containing protein: protein MTVKKDLEKALAAAEAAKGTYATFATSTDDSGAQTMFEQMSQDMERHIAQLNSRVSSTSETKLANQQE, encoded by the coding sequence ATGACGGTAAAAAAAGATCTGGAGAAGGCTCTGGCTGCTGCGGAAGCCGCTAAAGGCACGTATGCTACCTTTGCTACATCTACTGACGATTCCGGTGCGCAGACCATGTTTGAACAAATGTCCCAGGATATGGAGCGGCATATTGCCCAACTCAATAGCCGTGTAAGCTCTACCTCAGAAACTAAATTGGCTAATCAGCAAGAATAA